One window from the genome of Euwallacea similis isolate ESF13 chromosome 36, ESF131.1, whole genome shotgun sequence encodes:
- the pkaap gene encoding A-kinase anchor protein 10, mitochondrial: MLKFWRRTGNKEHENCVASKNSNPKHTDALYLQKECTPALEPSAALTVLDEGENFPQNEVIGADERSKLCKTLSDVLADKGAISYFIQYMEVRNASALILCYLDIETFKHESIQEKDITIKSFCHESPVANRSDHDSLSVSTDDSLTGDSSSLVDYVTDPKVLDNNILGDLSESNLIKQKLSFTSDKSVETALVIFKKYIALEAKLKVPCSEEMRRDLVENICDFEQIKAKTCFDCLQNHLFEAMKNEHFTAFLETDFYSKHQIDVLTSGNVVLEDILHNETALFYFMEFLEQENKRSLLEFWIAATNLHQQLSTQREFFDPIEAQSDGIILYDKYFSLQAHTPLGFSDKVRFCIEQNICGENGLIIDCFKVPLEIVERYLKANYLKSFLASQLFYKYLSELINTVQASGYSTSVDHKQYSPSDCSSEKSFSTSTFLAMELPCERKKEVKANMSIDTRELCDPDTLWKRKKIQRLSMGRVTELGKYVADIEPEPDRKGFKLRDVVKRIVSLDEEEKRKEEMAWQVAEMIVKDITSVTLNSDGHL; this comes from the exons ATGCTAAAGTTTTGGAGAAGAACAG GTAATAAGGAACATGAAAACTGTGTGGCATCAAAAAATTCCAACCCAAAACACACGGACGCTCTCTATTTGCAAAAGGAATGTACGCCAGCATTAGAACCCTCAGCAGCTTTAACTGTATTAGACGAAGGTGAGAATTTTCCACAAAATGAAGTTATAGGGGCTGACGAAAGGTCAAAACTTTGCAAAACTTTAAGCGATGTTTTGGCAGACAAAGGTGCTATAAGCTACTTTATCCAGTATATGGAAGTTCGTAATGCGTCGGCCTTGATCCTCTGTTATTTGGACATAGAAACTTTTAAGCATGAGTCTATCCAGGAAAAAGACATTACAATAAAGAGCTTTTGTCATGAATCTCCTGTAGCCAACAGATCAGACCATGACAGTCTTTCAGTGAGTACTGATGACTCCCTTACTGGAGATTCAAGTAGTCTAGTTGACTATGTAACTGACCCAAAAGTGTTGGATAATAACATCCTTGGAGACTTAAGTGAATCAAACTTGATTAAACAGAAGTTGTCTTTTACTTCTGATAAATCAGTGGAAACTGCCTtggtgatatttaaaaaatacattgcCTTGGAGGCTAAACTTAAAGTCCCTTGCTCTGAAGAAATGAGAAGAGATTTGGTAGAAAACATTTGTGATTTTGAACAAATCAAAGCGAAAACCTGTTTCGATTGCTtacaaaatcatttatttgaaGCAATGAAGAATGAACATTTCACAGCATTTCTCGAAACAGACTTTTATTCTAAGCATCAAATTGATGTACTGACTAGTGGTAATGTAGTGTTAGAAGACATATTGCACAATGAAACGGCTCTCTTCTATTTCATGGAGTTTTTGGAGCAAGAAAATAAAAGGAGTTTACTAGAATTTTGGATTGCTGCGACCAATTTACATCAACAACTATCGACTCAAAGGGAGTTTTTTGACCCTATCGAAGCTCAAAGCGatggaataattttatatgataAATATTTCTCACTGCAAGCCCACACCCCATTGGGGTTTAGCGACAAAGTTAGGTTTTGTATAGAGCAAAACATATGTGGAGAAAATGGACTTATTATAGACTGTTTTAAAGTTCCCTTAGAAATCGTGGAGCGGTATCTAAAGgcaaattacttaaaatcCTTTCTGGCCTCACAACTATTCTACAAATACCTTTCCGAGCTCATTAATACAGTACAAGCAAGCGGCTACTCTACTTCAGTGGATCATAAACAGTACTCCCCTTCAGACTGCAGTAGTGAGAAGAGTTTCAGCACAAGTACATTCCTTGCTATGGAATTGCCTTGCGAACGCAAGAAAGAAGTAAAAGCTAATATGAGTATAGACACCAGGGAGTTATGTGATCCTGATACCTTatggaaaaggaaaaaaattcaaaggcTGTCAATGGGAAGAGTTACTGAGCTGGGAAAGTATGTTGCGGACATTGAGCCGGAACCTGACAGAAAGGGATTTAAGCTTCGAGATGTCGTTAAGAGAATTGTCAGTTTGGATGAGGAAGAAAAGCGCAAAGAAGAGATGGCCTGGCAAGTGGCAGAAATGATTGTCAAAGATATAACTAGTGTGACTTTAAATAGTGATGGTCATTTGTAG
- the LOC136418622 gene encoding uncharacterized protein isoform X1: protein MAENKEDSQKNGQVVPAVTRDNDQLLWSETKVKLLLTLYLAHLEDFENPRCKRKDIWKKIAKELGSTVGACDSKFRNLKCYYIGILKRKADNSALSWPYFQIFEEIFCHDPNVQLERATAIEPLVEIGDASLPHSSSSESINRYANKESNDTKNQNRPMGNTELRDFEVNMSRFYDRVSNTLDSLINHMDEANEIQKNRNKLLGKYYKIMLRR, encoded by the exons ATGGCCGAAAATA aaGAAGACTCCCAAAAAAATGGACAAGTCGTACCTGCAGTCACAAGAGACAATGATCAACTGCTTTGGTCAGAAACTAAAGTGAAATTACTCCTTACACTGTATTTGGCGCACCTTGAGGACTTCGAGAATCCAAGATGTAAGCGAAAAGACATATGGAAGAAAATAGCCAAAGAATTAGGCAGCACTGTTGGTGCATGCGACTCCAAGTTCCGAAATCTGAAATGCTACTACATCGGCATTCTGAAAAGAAAAGCCGACAACTCAGCCTTAAGTTGGCCGTATTTCCAAATATTCGAGGAGATTTTTTGCCACGACCCAAATGTTCAGTTGGAAAGAGCAACTGCAATTGAACCTTTAGTGGAAATTGGGGATGCAAGTTTACCTCACTCCTCTTCATCGGAATCAATCAATAGGTATGCAAATAAGGAGAGTAATGACACAAAGAACCAAAACAGACCGATGGGCAACACTGAACTGCGTGATTTTGAGGTAAATATGAGTAGATTTTATGATAGAGTAAGTAATACTTTGGACAGTCTTATTAATCACATGGATGAAGCTAATGAGAtccaaaaaaatagaaataaattgttGGGGAAATATTATAAGATAATGCTAAGGAGATAA
- the LOC136418622 gene encoding uncharacterized protein isoform X2 produces MAENKDSQKNGQVVPAVTRDNDQLLWSETKVKLLLTLYLAHLEDFENPRCKRKDIWKKIAKELGSTVGACDSKFRNLKCYYIGILKRKADNSALSWPYFQIFEEIFCHDPNVQLERATAIEPLVEIGDASLPHSSSSESINRYANKESNDTKNQNRPMGNTELRDFEVNMSRFYDRVSNTLDSLINHMDEANEIQKNRNKLLGKYYKIMLRR; encoded by the exons ATGGCCGAAAATA AAGACTCCCAAAAAAATGGACAAGTCGTACCTGCAGTCACAAGAGACAATGATCAACTGCTTTGGTCAGAAACTAAAGTGAAATTACTCCTTACACTGTATTTGGCGCACCTTGAGGACTTCGAGAATCCAAGATGTAAGCGAAAAGACATATGGAAGAAAATAGCCAAAGAATTAGGCAGCACTGTTGGTGCATGCGACTCCAAGTTCCGAAATCTGAAATGCTACTACATCGGCATTCTGAAAAGAAAAGCCGACAACTCAGCCTTAAGTTGGCCGTATTTCCAAATATTCGAGGAGATTTTTTGCCACGACCCAAATGTTCAGTTGGAAAGAGCAACTGCAATTGAACCTTTAGTGGAAATTGGGGATGCAAGTTTACCTCACTCCTCTTCATCGGAATCAATCAATAGGTATGCAAATAAGGAGAGTAATGACACAAAGAACCAAAACAGACCGATGGGCAACACTGAACTGCGTGATTTTGAGGTAAATATGAGTAGATTTTATGATAGAGTAAGTAATACTTTGGACAGTCTTATTAATCACATGGATGAAGCTAATGAGAtccaaaaaaatagaaataaattgttGGGGAAATATTATAAGATAATGCTAAGGAGATAA
- the LOC136418631 gene encoding sphingomyelin phosphodiesterase 4 isoform X1 produces the protein MFPKDYDNFMLSVQQVLKLPIRNRCAELTVLLDRASLLELHNFFPVLIDNIFGPQGTDCWGLRATTDGNLDDFRQLHHFLSPCGPLFRLIYTLLKDPNIKYEFSLSYLPVKVRQLLELPSAYAFYSELMNINPQSKQLSSLLLNPFDYYFFHFAYHLINPWQQRVGSTVTSWNTVYYSLSCDYILHFLPTNPVVKILPEIYYNGKNPLKQVSPPSSTKSSPRDVSGLMNTSPFGKIRDEKPSMNLHSHHPRNEIWRSETVLTVLTDIWLYNDLVSQNLSTSDINYSFNTTPMRLHYNELPTGEYIRIVRVLIKQLHAFADSAKCDDTYLCELKKIAIPMIQGKFYMFIRNLIHRWPLDGSFRLVLELWLTYIQPWRYPATNLIKQLVKQDNNPDVDDVALGIEKQQLNPTSSHLPFIAENLLCYVVIFEQLLPRFCRVDLVSPKISVMLYRITKVFDQPSLPNFLREVEQCVDSRQHSPTHKKYSGWSNDLPAMSPNHSWSSTLPSSPIRLAEDFRPFSSPANASLSSNNMAHADKKWSAITRQKIFELEGPNFCYKPLFGNPPAQEIFELLTQIRKSIRQAEELIRVKEQEERELYSGFWGSIKYFLQSPVSTDEFTLDDRRKVPVYLEVSLNNLKDMFSINDDEMSEDQEPVLASNGNGFEMLNDFKFLTPEKVRSRLKTIRYDGDPDLHPIRSDESAFLVRTLYQLALKINENFGQTFYQLYHNPSYKGRFSRQFLLPPMTAYKYDKTVELSPRVNIHLPPRVSFRHLAGYRFLTYFCLGGALAWLLGYRLNTYLFFLMLIYIIYKLIRAIPRDSTSIRHSYPTQGFGNISFNHSF, from the exons ATGTTCCCCAAAGACTATGATAATTTCATG CTTAGCGTTCAACAAGTCCTAAAACTACCAATCCGCAATAGATGTGCCGAGCTGACAGTCCTTTTAGACCGTGCCAGTTTGCTTGAACTTCACAACtttttcccagttctaatagATAACATATTTGGACCTCAAGGAACTGATTGCTGGGGCTTACGAGCTACAACTGATGGAAACTTAGACGATTTCCGTCAGCTGCATCATTTTCTCTCTCCTTGCGGACCTCTGTTCAGACTTATTTACACTTTATTGAAAGATCCTAATATTAAGTACGAGTTTTCTTTATCGTACTTGCCG GTGAAAGTTAGGCAGTTGCTAGAATTGCCTTCGGCATACGCCTTTTATTCGGAATTAATGAACATTAATCCTCAATCAAAACAGCTATCCTCTCTATTGTTAA ATCCTTTTGACTACTATTTCTTCCACTTTGCCTACCACCTGATAAATCCCTGGCAACAAAGAGTTGGTTCCACAGTGACTTCATGGAATACTGTTTACTATTCTTTGAGCTGCGACTACATTTTGCACTTTTTACCCACAAACCCAGTAGTGAAAATTTTACcggaaatttattataatggtAAAAATCCGCTTAAGCAGGTGTCCCCGCCGTCCAGCACTAA GTCCTCCCCTCGAGATGTCTCTGGGCTAATGAACACGTCTCCGTTCGGTAAAATTCGTGACGAGAAACCATCGATGAATTTACATAGCCATCATCCAAGAAACGAAATATGGCGCAGTGAGACTGTCCTGACAGTTTTAACTGACATATGGCTGTATAACGATCTGGTTAGCCAGAATTTGTCAACCAGTGACATTAACTATTCCTTTAACACGACTCCTATG AGACTGCACTATAATGAACTGCCCACAGGAGAATACATACGTATTGTCAGAGTTTTAATCAAACAATTACACGCTTTTGCTGATAGCGCCAAATGTGATGACACCTATCTATGCGAGCTCAAGAAAATTGCCATTCCAATGATACAGGGAAagttttatatgtttattcGGAATTTGATTCACAGGTGGCCTTTGGATGGGTCATTTAGGCTGGTACTGGAGCTGTGGCTCACATATATTCAGCCCTGGAGGTACCCAGCAACTAATCTGATAAAGCAGCT AGTGAAACAAGACAACAATCCTGATGTGGACGATGTCGCATTGGGCATAGAAAAACAGCAGTTAAATCCCACAAGTAGCCACTTACCTTTCATAGCAGAAAACCTTCTGTGCTATGTAGTGATCTTCGAACAATTGTTGCCGAGATTTTGCAGGGTTGACTTAGTGAGCCCTAAGATTTCAGTTATGCTCTATAGAATCACAAAA GTATTTGACCAACCAAGTTTGCCGAACTTCTTGCGAGAAGTTGAGCAGTGCGTCGATAGCCGTCAACATTCTCCCAcccacaaaaaatattcaggaTGGTCAAATGATTTACCTGCAATGTCCCCCAATCACAGCTGGTCATCCACCTTACCTAGTTCGCCTATTAGGCTTGCAGAAG aTTTCAGACCATTTTCTTCGCCAGCCAATGCATCCCTATCGAGTAATAACATGGCGCACGCTGATAAAAAGTGGTCGGCAATAACcaggcaaaaaatatttgagctAGAAGGGCCCAATTTTTGTTACAAGCCCTTGTTCGGCAATCCACCAGCACAAGAA atcTTTGAACTGTTAACGCAAATCAGGAAGTCCATAAGGCAGGCGGAGGAACTCATAAGAGTAAAGGAGCAAGAGGAAAGGGAGCTGTATTCTGGTTTTTGGGGGTcgattaagtattttttgcaatCACCCGTATCCACCGACGAATTTACCTTAGACGACAGGCGTAAAGTTCCAGTATATTTAGAGGTGTCTTTAAATAATCTAAAGGACATGTTTAGCATCAACGATGAC GAAATGTCTGAAGACCAAGAACCAGTGTTAGCATCAAACGGAAACGGATTTGAGATGTTGAatgattttaagtttttaaccCCGGAGAAAGTGCGTAGTAGACTGAAAACCATCAGATACGACGGGGATCCCGATTTGCATCCGATAAGAAGTGACGAGTCTGCCTTCTTAGTTAGAACATTGTACCAGCttgctttgaaaattaatgaaaac TTCGGCCAAACATTCTACCAGCTTTACCACAACCCCAGCTACAAAGGCAGATTCTCTCGTCAGTTTCTTCTTCCTCCGATGACCGCCTACAAATACGACAAAACAGTGGAATTGTCACCTAGAGTCAATATTCACTTGCCCCCCAGAGTCAGTTTCAGGCACTTAGCTGGCTACAGATTTTTGACCTATTTCTGTTTGGGCGGCGCTTTGGCCTGGTTGCTGGGTTACCGACTGAACAcctatttgtttttcttgatgcttatttatataatatataagcTGATTAGGGCAATTCCCAGAGACAGCACATCAATTCGACACAGCTATCCGACTCAGGGGTTCGGAAACATTAGCTTTAACCATTCATTTTAA
- the LOC136418631 gene encoding sphingomyelin phosphodiesterase 4 isoform X2 — MNINPQSKQLSSLLLNPFDYYFFHFAYHLINPWQQRVGSTVTSWNTVYYSLSCDYILHFLPTNPVVKILPEIYYNGKNPLKQVSPPSSTKSSPRDVSGLMNTSPFGKIRDEKPSMNLHSHHPRNEIWRSETVLTVLTDIWLYNDLVSQNLSTSDINYSFNTTPMRLHYNELPTGEYIRIVRVLIKQLHAFADSAKCDDTYLCELKKIAIPMIQGKFYMFIRNLIHRWPLDGSFRLVLELWLTYIQPWRYPATNLIKQLVKQDNNPDVDDVALGIEKQQLNPTSSHLPFIAENLLCYVVIFEQLLPRFCRVDLVSPKISVMLYRITKVFDQPSLPNFLREVEQCVDSRQHSPTHKKYSGWSNDLPAMSPNHSWSSTLPSSPIRLAEDFRPFSSPANASLSSNNMAHADKKWSAITRQKIFELEGPNFCYKPLFGNPPAQEIFELLTQIRKSIRQAEELIRVKEQEERELYSGFWGSIKYFLQSPVSTDEFTLDDRRKVPVYLEVSLNNLKDMFSINDDEMSEDQEPVLASNGNGFEMLNDFKFLTPEKVRSRLKTIRYDGDPDLHPIRSDESAFLVRTLYQLALKINENFGQTFYQLYHNPSYKGRFSRQFLLPPMTAYKYDKTVELSPRVNIHLPPRVSFRHLAGYRFLTYFCLGGALAWLLGYRLNTYLFFLMLIYIIYKLIRAIPRDSTSIRHSYPTQGFGNISFNHSF; from the exons ATGAACATTAATCCTCAATCAAAACAGCTATCCTCTCTATTGTTAA ATCCTTTTGACTACTATTTCTTCCACTTTGCCTACCACCTGATAAATCCCTGGCAACAAAGAGTTGGTTCCACAGTGACTTCATGGAATACTGTTTACTATTCTTTGAGCTGCGACTACATTTTGCACTTTTTACCCACAAACCCAGTAGTGAAAATTTTACcggaaatttattataatggtAAAAATCCGCTTAAGCAGGTGTCCCCGCCGTCCAGCACTAA GTCCTCCCCTCGAGATGTCTCTGGGCTAATGAACACGTCTCCGTTCGGTAAAATTCGTGACGAGAAACCATCGATGAATTTACATAGCCATCATCCAAGAAACGAAATATGGCGCAGTGAGACTGTCCTGACAGTTTTAACTGACATATGGCTGTATAACGATCTGGTTAGCCAGAATTTGTCAACCAGTGACATTAACTATTCCTTTAACACGACTCCTATG AGACTGCACTATAATGAACTGCCCACAGGAGAATACATACGTATTGTCAGAGTTTTAATCAAACAATTACACGCTTTTGCTGATAGCGCCAAATGTGATGACACCTATCTATGCGAGCTCAAGAAAATTGCCATTCCAATGATACAGGGAAagttttatatgtttattcGGAATTTGATTCACAGGTGGCCTTTGGATGGGTCATTTAGGCTGGTACTGGAGCTGTGGCTCACATATATTCAGCCCTGGAGGTACCCAGCAACTAATCTGATAAAGCAGCT AGTGAAACAAGACAACAATCCTGATGTGGACGATGTCGCATTGGGCATAGAAAAACAGCAGTTAAATCCCACAAGTAGCCACTTACCTTTCATAGCAGAAAACCTTCTGTGCTATGTAGTGATCTTCGAACAATTGTTGCCGAGATTTTGCAGGGTTGACTTAGTGAGCCCTAAGATTTCAGTTATGCTCTATAGAATCACAAAA GTATTTGACCAACCAAGTTTGCCGAACTTCTTGCGAGAAGTTGAGCAGTGCGTCGATAGCCGTCAACATTCTCCCAcccacaaaaaatattcaggaTGGTCAAATGATTTACCTGCAATGTCCCCCAATCACAGCTGGTCATCCACCTTACCTAGTTCGCCTATTAGGCTTGCAGAAG aTTTCAGACCATTTTCTTCGCCAGCCAATGCATCCCTATCGAGTAATAACATGGCGCACGCTGATAAAAAGTGGTCGGCAATAACcaggcaaaaaatatttgagctAGAAGGGCCCAATTTTTGTTACAAGCCCTTGTTCGGCAATCCACCAGCACAAGAA atcTTTGAACTGTTAACGCAAATCAGGAAGTCCATAAGGCAGGCGGAGGAACTCATAAGAGTAAAGGAGCAAGAGGAAAGGGAGCTGTATTCTGGTTTTTGGGGGTcgattaagtattttttgcaatCACCCGTATCCACCGACGAATTTACCTTAGACGACAGGCGTAAAGTTCCAGTATATTTAGAGGTGTCTTTAAATAATCTAAAGGACATGTTTAGCATCAACGATGAC GAAATGTCTGAAGACCAAGAACCAGTGTTAGCATCAAACGGAAACGGATTTGAGATGTTGAatgattttaagtttttaaccCCGGAGAAAGTGCGTAGTAGACTGAAAACCATCAGATACGACGGGGATCCCGATTTGCATCCGATAAGAAGTGACGAGTCTGCCTTCTTAGTTAGAACATTGTACCAGCttgctttgaaaattaatgaaaac TTCGGCCAAACATTCTACCAGCTTTACCACAACCCCAGCTACAAAGGCAGATTCTCTCGTCAGTTTCTTCTTCCTCCGATGACCGCCTACAAATACGACAAAACAGTGGAATTGTCACCTAGAGTCAATATTCACTTGCCCCCCAGAGTCAGTTTCAGGCACTTAGCTGGCTACAGATTTTTGACCTATTTCTGTTTGGGCGGCGCTTTGGCCTGGTTGCTGGGTTACCGACTGAACAcctatttgtttttcttgatgcttatttatataatatataagcTGATTAGGGCAATTCCCAGAGACAGCACATCAATTCGACACAGCTATCCGACTCAGGGGTTCGGAAACATTAGCTTTAACCATTCATTTTAA
- the LOC136418620 gene encoding U4/U6.U5 tri-snRNP-associated protein 1 — MGSSSKLKHKEKEKEASRPSKRHHSSPGADDAPREKKHKHKHKHHKDRKREKSRHSHGDDGLVEIISSDDSLHETPANSSGQGSESLSIEETNKLRAKIGLKPLEVSSSESASLSNKETKRNDGKIKDDLGEFYHKPADNLAEKASREKIRTKISEHREKRQLQSKLAKVKTLGESDSDDDVGGWVAKSRKIEKAKKEAEKREKMLEELDAQFGIGDVIEQEQKERRSKQYTGKDLQGLRVEHDISSIVEEKQVILTLKDSGVLENEDDVLVNVNMIDNEKYKKNVENKTRKIHYNPYENEEYDEFGNPKEKALLSKYDEEIDGEKRDSFRIGIDDALERKQAAVVQSVKEKLAKKKLETIGEKNLILASEYYNEEELAQFKKPKKKARRIRSKGKLTAEELLPTPKVEQIGSRRNKLKVEADEPELSIDDVPHMEFPPDIKLEDDKDDLLERALHKARRIKQKENMIADILKTEVKEEAQEDPDSGNIVLNATAEFCRTLGDIPTYGKSGNRDEDEDMLDFDKETVNDEKSDDECEIIEPTGWNSVDPASGKGADLTKLAPQEVQILDEEPDVSTGVGAALKLAMSKGYLDKEQNNRPSNSRFAHLQAQHYSIEDKNYSEETNERGNARGSARERYSGPIQDFREKDGFKPNVKLEYIDDDGHILNSKEAFRYLSHKFHGKGPGKNKIEKRIKKGVQEQLMKKMSSTDTPLGTLNMLQAKQKETQSPFVVLSGNKQQQQTSISKNRR, encoded by the exons ATGGGTTCCAGCAGTAAATTGAAACataaagaaaaggaaaaggaGGCGTCCCGGCCTTCCAAGAGGCACCATTCTAGTCCCGGGGCTGATGATGCTCCCCGTGAAAAAAAGCATAAACATAAGCACAAGCATCACAAAGATCGGAAAAGAGAAAAGAGTAGGCACAGTCATGGGGATGATG gCTTGGTGGAAATTATTTCTTCAGATGATTCATTACATGAAACCCCTGCCAACTCATCAGGCCAGGGCTCTGAAAGTTTATCAATTGAAGAAACCAACAAGTTACGGGCAAAAATCGGACTGAAGCCTCTGGAGGTCAGTTCCTCAGAAAGCGCCTCATTGTCTAATAAAGAAACCAAAAGAaatgatggaaaaattaaggatGATCTTGGTGAATTCTACCATAAACCTGCTGATAATTTGGCAGAAAAGGCTTCGCGGGAAAAAATTAGAACCAAAATTTCCGAACACCGCGAGAAACGACAGTTACAGAGTAAATTGGCTAAAGTGAAGACCTTGGGTGAAAGCGATAGTGATGATGATGTTGGCGGTTGGGTTGCTAAAAGTAGGAAAATTGAGAAGGCTAAGAAAGAGGCTGAGAAAAGG GAAAAAATGCTTGAAGAATTAGATGCCCAATTTGGAATCGGAGATGTAATAGAGCAAGAACAGAAAGAAAGACGAAGTAAACAATACACAGGGAAAGATCTGCAAGGCTTAAGAGTGGAACATGACATAAGCTCAATTGTAGAGGAAAAGCAGGTCATACTGACGCTGAAAGATTCAGGAGTGTTGGAAAATGAAGACGACGTTTTAGTGAACGTCAATATGATCGATAATGAGAAATATAAGAAG AATGTTGAGAACAAAACCAGGAAAATCCATTACAATCCTTATGAAAATGAGGAGTATGACGAATTCGGGAATCCTAAAGAGAAGGCATTGCTTTCCAAGTACGACGAGGAGATAGACGGTGAAAAACGGGACAGTTTCCGCATAGGCATCGACGATGCCTTAGAACGAAAGCAGGCCGCAGTAGTCCAATCTGTGAAAGAGAAATTGGCGAAAAAGAAACTAGAAACCATCGGCGAGAAGAACCTAATACTGGCGTCGGAATATTACAATGAGGAAGAACTGGCGCAATTTAAGAAACCGAAAAAAAAAGCCAGGAGAATTCGAAGTAAAGGCAAGTTGACTGCTGAGGAATTGTTGCCGACTCCGAAAGTGGAACAGATCGGGTCCAGAAGGAACAAATTGAAGGTTGAAGCTGATGAGCCCGAGTTAAGCATTGATGATGTTCCTC ACATGGAGTTTCCACCAGATATAAAACTGGAAGACGATAAAGATGATCTCTTGGAAAGAGCTCTTCACAAGGCAAGACGAATTAAACAAAAGGAAAACATGATTGCAGACATTCTAAAAACGGAAGTCAAAGAAGAAGCTCAGGAGGATCCAGATAGTGGGAACATTGTTTTAAACGCTACCGCCGAGTTTTGTAGAACTTTGG GGGATATACCTACTTATGGAAAGTCCGGTAATCGAGATGAAGATGAAGATATGTTGGACTTCGACAAGGAAACCGTTAATGATGAAAAAAGTGACGACGAGTGTGAAATTATCGAACCAACAGGATGGAATTCAGTTGATCCGGCAAGCGGCAAAGGCGCAGATTTAACAAAACTGGCCCCTcag GAAGTCCAGATTTTAGATGAAGAACCAGATGTAAGTACGGGAGTAGGCGCTGCCCTTAAGCTGGCGATGAGCAAGGGATACTTGGACAAAGAACAGAATAACAGACCCAGCAATTCTCGGTTTGCGCATCTCCAAGCTCAACATTACTCCATTGAGGATAAAAATTATAGCGAGGAAACCAATGAAAGAGGCAACGCACGTGGTAGTG CTCGAGAAAGATATTCCGGTCCAATTCAAGACTTCAGGGAGAAAGACGGTTTTAAACCTAACGTAAAACTCGAATACATTGATGACGACGGCCATATTCTAAATTCCAAAGAGGCTTTCCGCTATCTGTCCCATAAATTCCACGGGAAGGGCCctggcaaaaataaaattgagaaacGCATTAAAAAGGGTGTTCAGGAGCAACTGATGAAGAAAATGAGTTCAACGGACACACCATTGGGAACCCTCAACATGCTCCAGGCCAAACAGAAAGAGACGCAGTCGCCGTTTGTGGTTTTATCTGGTAATAAACAGCAACAGCAGACGTCAATTTCGAAGAACAGGCGTTAG